The Manihot esculenta cultivar AM560-2 chromosome 1, M.esculenta_v8, whole genome shotgun sequence genome has a window encoding:
- the LOC110630114 gene encoding phenolic glucoside malonyltransferase 1 isoform X2, whose product MASPDSVRVLEVCQVAAASGSPESATALSLPITFLDARYFKFPPAERIYFFKLHGSTPTFFHSVLVPTLKHSLSQTLRHFLPLAGHLTWPPHSPKPIILYSPNDAVSLTIAESDADLDRLVGDEIREASESCLCVPELPISDTKASVIALQITLFLNKGYSISIAMHHAVVDGKTASMFLKAWAHLCKNTSKGQTFTLSPELTPSFDRSTIKDPDELESFYLNHWVATTKLDSKSNPRSLKLLPNLLGVPPKLVRATFQLSRENIEKLREAVVSYHQHGAAGLQPTREVRLSTFVLTCAFLSVCLVKARGGDANRMVYFLVAADCRSRLDPPISQNYFGNGVFVHDTVIEARTFMEENGVAIIAEKISGIIKGLEKGLFRGAKESHERLRSTGADVQKIGIAGSPRFLYYEEDFGWGKPNKVEIASIDRIHGVSLMESRDGNGGIEIGIVMQRHEMEAFASLFVQGLN is encoded by the coding sequence ATGGCATCCCCTGACTCAGTAAGAGTACTTGAGGTCTGCCAGGTGGCTGCGGCCAGTGGCTCACCAGAGTCAGCCACCGCGTTATCCCTCCCTATAACATTTCTTGATGCAAGATATTTCAAGTTTCCTCCAGCTGAGCGCATCTACTTTTTCAAGCTCCATGGATCAACCCCAACCTTTTTCCATTCTGTACTTGTTCCGACACTCAAACACTCACTCTCGCAGACCCTCCGCCACTTCCTTCCTCTCGCTGGCCACCTCACTTGGCCACCTCATTCTCCCAAACCCATTATTCTCTACTCTCCAAATGATGCTGTTTCGCTTACAATTGCAGAGTCTGACGCCGATTTAGATCGCTTGGTAGGCGATGAAATCCGCGAAGCTTCTGAATCATGTCTTTGTGTGCCTGAGCTGCCAATATCAGACACAAAAGCATCTGTAATTGCTCTGCAAATAACGCTTTTTCTTAATAAAGGGTATTCCATTTCCATTGCTATGCACCACGCAGTTGTAGATGGAAAGACAGCTTCTATGTTCCTCAAAGCATGGGCTCATCTATGCAAAAACACTTCAAAAGGACAAACTTTCACTTTGTCGCCGGAACTGACACCGTCTTTTGACCGATCGACTATCAAAGATCCAGATGAGCTCGAGTCATTTTACTTGAATCATTGGGTAGCTACCACCAAATTAGACTCGAAATCCAACCCAAGAAGCTTAAAATTACTGCCAAATCTTTTAGGAGTGCCACCCAAATTAGTTCGAGCCACATTTCAGTTGAGTCGTGAAAACATAGAGAAGCTCAGGGAAGCCGTAGTCAGCTACCACCAGCATGGAGCTGCAGGGCTACAACCTACGAGAGAAGTTCGTTTATCTACATTTGTACTTACATGTGCTTTTCTGTCAGTTTGCCTGGTGAAAGCTAGAGGAGGAGACGCTAATAGAATGGTATACTTTCTGGTAGCTGCAGACTGTAGGAGCCGCTTAGATCCTCCGATCTCTCAGAATTATTTCGGCAATGGTGTGTTTGTGCATGATACGGTTATAGAAGCAAGAACTTTCATGGAGGAAAATGGAGTTGCTATTATAGCGGAGAAAATTAGTGGTATAATAAAGGGGCTGGAGAAGGGACTTTTCAGAGGAGCGAAGGAGAGCCATGAAAGGTTGAGATCTACAGGAGCAGATGTGCAAAAAATTGGAATTGCtggatcacctcggttcctgtATTATGAAGAGGATTTTGGATGGGGGAAACCCAACAAGGTTGAGATTGCTTCTATTGATAGGATACATGGTGTTTCATTGATGGAGAGTAGAGATGGAAATGGAG